One Leptospira kirschneri serovar Cynopteri str. 3522 CT DNA segment encodes these proteins:
- a CDS encoding WGR domain-containing protein, giving the protein MNHHLTFKDDKSDKFWNIEVSGNSFTVTYGKTGTAGTSQTKTFDNEEICVKEAQKLLSEKLKKGYIEGNTQTFSQKEKTSAQTPNDFRQEWEKIVNSKDLQKDLIKHFSYLVDSTGFEPVLHKIFEHATGAKINGNTLIVEFKNGNTLTAEPPGNSNSYKKFPKSFLKLIEKHNTLKTNRIELGKCYFDFDIFDDGDRVYEIFDGKESNVFCPLKFTDNSDWIYHPTEKNKEGEPAIFPVIHELEDEINLEYYNIGSLFLKELCDEFEIEIEIPIAERPADPFADLKTNWWNNLSEVWKQTFRSQSENKDKEPTFESILTLEKLNLTDSAISDLKPLEALLAEKKFKLEIIRLADTSVSDIAILALAKKKLFSVDISGTPVKDVSMLKEINFLTADRCTELDFSTVTKLKKLRQLSLQDTKLNDLEFLHDFTELEQLNINGTPLTDEQIQKFQIRFNKDRLEKNKTVSYGRDPLKLDIHPEIKDPLLRALADNSDYKPELALEVGEKLLAQSAERKDIKQILKDMISICDKQWRKYLYIKTPEGEKKYEFFNQKEKRFQYILETDDFSTPVSIMSVSDPIAEITSLIPFIYENKKKYKAFCTIKDDSFYHVNAILEIISKTKYHDVTLAQIEEAVKKSNYVEYKIKENGDMYIKVKK; this is encoded by the coding sequence ATGAACCACCACCTAACATTCAAAGACGATAAATCTGATAAATTCTGGAACATAGAAGTTTCCGGAAATTCTTTTACGGTTACTTACGGTAAAACCGGTACAGCCGGTACTTCTCAAACCAAAACTTTTGATAACGAAGAAATTTGCGTCAAAGAAGCTCAAAAGTTACTTTCAGAAAAATTAAAAAAAGGTTATATAGAAGGAAACACACAAACTTTTTCCCAAAAAGAAAAAACTTCCGCACAAACGCCCAACGATTTTCGCCAAGAATGGGAAAAAATTGTAAATTCTAAAGATCTACAGAAAGATTTAATAAAACACTTTTCTTATCTAGTCGACTCTACCGGCTTTGAACCGGTATTACATAAAATTTTCGAACATGCGACGGGGGCAAAAATAAACGGAAATACTTTGATCGTAGAATTTAAAAACGGAAACACTCTTACGGCCGAACCTCCTGGTAATTCAAATTCTTACAAGAAATTTCCAAAGTCATTCTTAAAACTAATTGAAAAACATAACACGTTAAAAACAAATCGAATAGAATTAGGAAAATGTTATTTCGATTTTGATATTTTCGATGATGGAGATCGGGTCTATGAAATCTTCGATGGTAAAGAAAGTAACGTATTCTGTCCTCTCAAGTTTACGGACAATTCAGATTGGATCTATCACCCAACCGAAAAAAATAAAGAAGGAGAACCTGCCATTTTTCCAGTTATTCACGAATTGGAGGATGAAATCAATCTAGAATATTATAATATTGGCTCACTGTTTCTAAAAGAACTTTGTGACGAATTCGAAATAGAAATCGAAATCCCGATTGCCGAACGCCCTGCAGATCCTTTTGCAGACTTAAAAACAAACTGGTGGAATAATCTCAGCGAAGTTTGGAAACAAACTTTCCGCAGTCAATCTGAAAACAAAGATAAGGAACCTACATTTGAATCAATACTAACTTTAGAAAAATTGAATTTAACCGATTCCGCAATTTCTGATCTAAAACCTTTAGAAGCGCTTTTGGCCGAAAAAAAATTCAAGTTAGAAATCATACGTTTAGCCGACACTTCCGTTTCTGATATTGCGATTTTGGCATTAGCTAAAAAAAAGCTATTTAGTGTGGATATTTCCGGAACTCCGGTCAAAGACGTTTCTATGCTAAAAGAAATTAATTTCTTAACCGCAGACAGATGTACAGAGTTAGATTTTTCCACCGTAACGAAATTGAAAAAGTTACGCCAACTTTCTCTGCAAGACACAAAATTGAACGACCTTGAATTTCTACACGACTTTACAGAACTAGAACAACTGAATATCAACGGCACTCCTCTTACTGACGAACAGATTCAAAAATTTCAGATACGTTTCAATAAAGATCGATTGGAAAAAAACAAAACGGTTTCCTACGGACGTGATCCTTTAAAACTAGATATTCATCCAGAAATTAAAGATCCGTTGTTACGAGCGCTTGCGGATAATAGCGATTACAAACCAGAACTTGCTTTGGAAGTTGGCGAAAAACTTTTAGCACAAAGTGCGGAGAGAAAAGATATAAAACAAATCCTCAAGGATATGATTTCTATCTGTGATAAACAATGGCGCAAGTATCTTTACATTAAAACCCCCGAAGGTGAAAAAAAATACGAATTCTTTAACCAAAAAGAAAAACGATTCCAATATATTCTTGAAACGGATGATTTTAGCACTCCTGTCTCCATCATGAGTGTCTCCGATCCTATTGCAGAGATAACCAGTCTGATTCCATTTATCTATGAAAATAAAAAGAAGTACAAAGCGTTCTGTACTATCAAAGACGATTCATTTTATCACGTTAACGCCATTTTAGAAATCATCTCTAAAACAAAATACCACGACGTAACTCTGGCTCAGATAGAAGAGGCTGTAAAAAAATCGAACTATGTGGAATATAAAATTAAAGAAAACGGAGATATGTATATCAAAGTAAAAAAATAA
- a CDS encoding DUF4303 domain-containing protein produces MNQIKLIQKHNITNRIELNLEKEQITIQQYENNNRILSQTYEYENPNVAHKEFETFVKWKAWEGYYPEEEGPDYADRWRNYWLNNFPEKNISPKRPTYQLLIETVNNRDIEFFIANKNTPGIELKTNSAKFGDPILIYAIKTKSIAIVDYLLHTMWIDHSVKDQNERSAWDHIFQTKDSFLGNLFLNNIVLLGTEDEIKKYRIELGLPTEEETSSSKTEEKENHKNKQGFEVDVLTNFAIQKIKSFAKAHVDETFYGFAIDASYIKMNSIEAFEKTLQEYQSKWPNNYNTPEKIQKLKNNVGDWKYTLADFIETYDENEDEDDCPFDEELYDKHYNADDLEQKNSEYAQAMNSILNNLIQQEVFRNLKTSADFNCLRAEHNY; encoded by the coding sequence ATGAATCAAATCAAACTGATACAAAAACACAACATTACAAATCGTATAGAATTGAATTTGGAAAAAGAACAAATTACGATACAACAATATGAGAACAACAATCGGATTCTTTCCCAAACATACGAATATGAAAATCCAAACGTAGCTCATAAAGAGTTTGAAACTTTCGTAAAATGGAAAGCCTGGGAAGGATATTATCCAGAAGAAGAAGGTCCCGATTACGCAGATCGATGGCGCAATTATTGGCTGAACAATTTTCCGGAAAAAAACATTTCTCCGAAACGCCCCACTTATCAACTTTTGATCGAAACGGTAAACAATAGAGATATCGAATTTTTTATCGCAAATAAAAACACACCTGGAATAGAGTTAAAAACGAATTCGGCAAAATTTGGAGATCCGATCCTAATCTACGCAATTAAAACGAAATCGATTGCAATCGTAGATTATCTTTTACATACGATGTGGATAGATCATTCGGTAAAAGATCAAAACGAACGTTCCGCATGGGATCATATTTTCCAGACAAAAGATTCTTTCTTAGGAAATTTATTTTTAAACAACATTGTTCTCCTTGGAACCGAAGACGAAATAAAAAAATACAGAATAGAACTAGGACTTCCCACAGAAGAAGAAACTAGTTCTTCTAAAACCGAAGAAAAAGAGAATCATAAAAATAAACAAGGATTTGAAGTTGACGTTTTAACAAATTTTGCAATTCAAAAAATCAAATCTTTTGCGAAAGCCCACGTAGATGAAACTTTTTACGGTTTTGCAATCGATGCCTCTTATATCAAGATGAACAGTATCGAAGCCTTTGAAAAAACTTTACAAGAATATCAATCAAAATGGCCGAACAACTACAACACTCCTGAGAAAATTCAAAAGTTAAAAAATAACGTAGGAGACTGGAAATATACTCTCGCTGATTTTATAGAAACGTACGACGAAAATGAAGACGAAGACGATTGCCCCTTTGACGAGGAACTCTACGATAAACATTATAACGCAGACGACCTAGAACAAAAAAACAGCGAGTATGCGCAGGCAATGAATTCAATTTTAAATAATCTAATACAGCAAGAGGTTTTTCGAAATTTAAAAACCTCAGCCGATTTCAATTGTTTGAGAGCAGAACATAATTATTGA
- a CDS encoding LBF_2127 family putative lipoprotein: MNNKIKSYLLVLLYFLAHCKVDIRQIPPREYNELKTSVFNAPIYIGKFEVFKSNSLQETKAWKATLKSVIKSNRAFSEIKDGEEFQPDSYILDVEISPDYKEEYNYWWTWPAIYPFPGYWPLQIRKAEYTVRIATTISRSNKILLQSELEQSGQENIYIYGFYRTSEIEEMVENTNLVILERWIKDILSKSF; this comes from the coding sequence TTGAATAATAAAATCAAATCGTATTTACTGGTTTTACTATATTTTTTGGCTCACTGTAAGGTAGATATAAGACAGATCCCTCCTAGGGAATATAACGAGTTAAAAACAAGCGTTTTTAATGCTCCGATTTATATCGGTAAATTTGAAGTTTTCAAATCCAATTCGTTACAGGAAACTAAAGCCTGGAAGGCCACTTTAAAATCTGTTATCAAAAGCAATAGGGCTTTTTCCGAAATAAAAGACGGAGAAGAATTTCAACCAGATTCGTATATTCTTGATGTTGAAATCAGTCCTGATTATAAGGAAGAATATAACTACTGGTGGACATGGCCGGCTATTTATCCGTTTCCCGGCTATTGGCCTTTACAAATTAGAAAAGCAGAATATACTGTTAGGATTGCTACCACAATATCAAGAAGTAATAAAATTCTACTTCAATCGGAGCTTGAACAATCAGGTCAAGAAAACATTTATATATATGGATTTTATCGCACGAGTGAAATCGAGGAAATGGTTGAAAATACCAATTTGGTAATTTTGGAAAGATGGATCAAAGATATTTTAAGCAAATCGTTTTAA
- a CDS encoding extracellular matrix-binding protein Lp95: MKQILLCLIIVYTLLGCIKNQNEELGFLSGTADSILNLTRTTTSTQLLTIPACAPTHDPSKGYIYILNAHGPSCEPVSIPSGTTVNVLFYPPANTRFKTYMGIWKDLTPQELSDFQNQEKLPTQTKHMDSKDITEKSDLIAAGIPYQMSFSTLNWPTGTYTFTTEGNPDTQYPTVTDNITITPVEDPKFNNVINDMVTNNRDVSLYLNGSPISSIASLYRGKTYIFALNLNKIKSLHKRIFVDLLDVSGKELQFSVLTLFMIPNTTSKYRVSTVCTTENDFPISISDYPQGIFTMRFQVPASVKFKHSNDMKFKFKIEYYEDCSSGAGTSKKMEVIRDVKDLHNPEAPVPVNATTSLDTIKIHIVRFGDTQYTTTSSLVNWGNILTSEFYEATKKYFKLEIQGIQSLSMIQPNINQVAVENWYNSKPKTPGKTPLNLNNPDERLLATMLYYEQNQSKLWPDLLKVYTPRQNGEDVTVYLSDFFMISNNSAMSISESGYSIVPITDIYFDDYYGNSDVFFSTTNGVTTYHFNPSAYKACNGCSPTIANATQYVQVMRQQNLYYNSQNVTLHELGHTSWHHKMGGIRVDDFPKPGRPFDESYQGSQLLGNIYEDSSIHYFRNDEYMSGFRNRNTLDQTYGDILIERLLSRYGVNYCNYKYVFVPQMGHNANFGGIAQADAYCNLDSNKPEKLLSLGADYKAMLVGDTRRASVSPNAGDGQIDWVLQPLQEYKRADETVIGTTNSAGLFTFPLQNFFDGNYTIWTGLDQTWRNQIVNGKQINCLNWTSSNTGESGAFGLANKKYASSIYNTQDTCSKLILPDHMDPYNWKDYPASILCVEQ; encoded by the coding sequence ATGAAACAGATACTTTTATGTTTGATAATCGTATATACATTGTTAGGTTGTATAAAAAATCAAAATGAGGAACTCGGATTTTTATCCGGGACCGCCGATTCGATTTTAAATTTGACCCGAACCACGACCAGTACCCAACTACTTACGATTCCTGCCTGCGCTCCCACTCACGACCCTTCTAAAGGTTATATTTATATACTAAACGCACACGGGCCCTCGTGTGAACCGGTCTCAATTCCTTCCGGAACAACAGTCAACGTTTTGTTTTATCCTCCAGCTAACACTCGTTTTAAGACCTATATGGGAATTTGGAAAGATCTTACGCCTCAAGAACTTTCAGACTTTCAAAATCAAGAAAAACTTCCGACACAAACCAAACATATGGATTCAAAAGATATTACGGAAAAATCCGATTTGATAGCAGCGGGAATACCCTATCAAATGTCATTTTCCACTCTCAATTGGCCTACCGGTACCTATACGTTTACCACGGAAGGAAATCCTGATACTCAGTATCCTACCGTAACCGACAACATCACGATTACTCCCGTAGAAGATCCTAAATTTAATAACGTAATCAACGATATGGTGACAAACAATCGAGACGTATCTCTTTACTTAAACGGATCTCCGATTTCAAGTATAGCGAGTCTCTATCGCGGAAAAACTTACATTTTTGCATTGAATTTAAACAAAATTAAATCCTTACATAAACGGATTTTTGTGGATTTGCTAGATGTTTCGGGAAAGGAACTTCAGTTTTCAGTTCTTACTTTATTCATGATTCCGAATACTACTTCTAAGTACCGAGTCAGTACGGTATGTACTACTGAGAATGATTTCCCGATTTCCATTTCCGATTATCCTCAGGGAATTTTTACCATGCGTTTCCAAGTTCCAGCTTCGGTTAAATTCAAACATTCAAATGATATGAAGTTTAAATTTAAAATCGAATATTATGAAGACTGTTCTTCCGGCGCAGGCACTTCAAAAAAGATGGAAGTCATAAGAGACGTCAAAGATCTTCATAATCCGGAAGCTCCGGTTCCCGTAAATGCCACTACATCTCTAGATACGATCAAAATCCACATCGTACGATTTGGAGATACTCAATATACAACGACAAGTTCTTTGGTTAACTGGGGAAACATTCTAACTTCTGAATTTTATGAAGCCACTAAAAAATACTTCAAACTGGAAATTCAAGGAATCCAATCTCTTTCGATGATTCAGCCGAATATCAACCAGGTCGCGGTTGAAAACTGGTACAACTCAAAACCAAAAACTCCGGGAAAAACTCCTTTAAATTTAAACAATCCAGATGAACGACTTCTGGCGACGATGTTGTATTACGAACAAAATCAATCTAAGTTATGGCCGGATTTGTTAAAAGTTTATACACCCCGGCAAAACGGAGAAGACGTTACGGTGTATCTCTCTGATTTTTTTATGATCTCTAATAATAGTGCCATGTCCATTTCCGAATCGGGTTATTCGATCGTTCCAATTACAGATATTTATTTTGATGATTATTACGGAAATTCAGACGTTTTTTTTAGCACGACAAACGGGGTCACTACCTATCACTTCAATCCTTCTGCGTATAAAGCTTGTAACGGTTGTAGTCCTACCATTGCAAACGCTACACAGTACGTTCAAGTGATGAGACAACAAAATCTATATTATAATTCTCAAAACGTCACTCTACACGAGTTGGGACATACGTCTTGGCATCACAAAATGGGTGGAATCCGGGTTGATGATTTTCCGAAACCAGGCAGACCCTTCGATGAATCTTATCAAGGATCACAACTACTAGGAAATATATACGAAGACTCTTCGATACACTACTTTAGAAATGATGAATATATGTCTGGCTTTAGAAATAGAAATACACTCGATCAGACATACGGAGACATTTTAATCGAAAGATTGCTTTCGAGATATGGAGTAAACTATTGTAATTATAAATACGTCTTTGTTCCACAAATGGGGCATAACGCGAACTTCGGAGGAATCGCTCAAGCGGACGCTTATTGTAATCTGGATTCCAATAAGCCGGAAAAACTTCTTTCTTTGGGAGCTGACTATAAAGCGATGCTCGTAGGTGATACACGTCGCGCTTCCGTTAGTCCAAACGCGGGAGACGGACAGATCGACTGGGTTTTACAACCTCTCCAAGAATACAAACGCGCAGACGAAACCGTGATCGGTACAACCAATTCGGCGGGACTTTTTACGTTTCCCTTGCAGAATTTTTTTGATGGAAATTATACGATTTGGACGGGACTGGATCAAACCTGGAGAAATCAAATTGTCAATGGCAAACAAATCAACTGTCTCAATTGGACTTCTTCTAACACTGGAGAATCGGGTGCATTTGGACTTGCAAATAAGAAATATGCCAGTTCCATTTATAACACTCAGGACACCTGTTCAAAGTTAATCTTGCCCGATCATATGGATCCTTACAACTGGAAAGATTATCCCGCCAGCATTCTATGCGTGGAACAATAA
- a CDS encoding fatty acid desaturase CarF family protein, producing the protein MKTEPTQLQKPNLTIHRIFETLSVVAFILLSIYFGYQLTLLFLDYFITHSYLAVAIPLVVLFSWLGADFLSGLVHFLGDSVGSENTPIFGPAFIFPFRDHHVDPKGITRHDFIETNGNNCLVSLPILVYYVFFWESGGTFSYLLASFWFFLLLGIFATNQIHKWAHQDSPAVFIRILQKYKLILGPKHHGVHHTAPHDTYFCITTGWLNPILKYLKFYEILRWMLRIPPVVK; encoded by the coding sequence ATGAAAACAGAACCAACTCAGCTTCAAAAACCAAATTTAACGATTCACAGAATTTTCGAGACATTAAGCGTTGTAGCTTTTATTTTACTTTCGATTTATTTCGGTTATCAACTTACTCTCTTATTTTTAGATTATTTTATTACTCATTCCTATTTGGCTGTGGCGATCCCTCTTGTGGTTTTGTTTTCTTGGCTCGGGGCCGATTTTCTTTCGGGACTTGTTCATTTTTTAGGGGATAGTGTAGGTTCGGAAAACACTCCGATTTTCGGGCCTGCATTTATATTTCCATTTAGGGATCATCACGTGGATCCGAAAGGAATTACCAGACATGATTTTATAGAAACCAACGGAAACAACTGTCTGGTTTCTTTACCTATTTTAGTATATTATGTTTTCTTTTGGGAGTCTGGGGGAACGTTTAGCTATTTACTCGCTTCTTTTTGGTTTTTTCTTCTTTTGGGGATTTTTGCCACCAATCAAATTCATAAATGGGCGCATCAAGATTCTCCTGCGGTGTTCATAAGAATATTACAAAAATATAAATTGATTTTGGGACCAAAACACCACGGAGTTCATCATACCGCTCCTCATGATACTTATTTTTGTATCACTACGGGTTGGTTAAATCCGATTTTAAAATACTTAAAGTTCTATGAAATTCTTCGTTGGATGTTGAGAATCCCTCCCGTGGTCAAATAG
- a CDS encoding LA_0991 family prenyltransferase-like protein has product MFYRIFYYWNVLSIDIVCGAVSSAWFASYVLNSDLKTEFWILLPVTVWVIYSADHWIDGWKLGDKSANPRHEFYYKNRIFLIVITGLAAIFSFVSGITFLKEKILLATLVIGIFIVIHFVLSYLQVSFFWKECSVSILYTAGVWFGPILYTSKTGWGIWCGLFFLTTLCNSFVNSYMEIEIDKKEDAESILKWISQKTLKKLVIALSGIGTVFNLIWFWKNQWIILPEFFYLSIGYLVPVNILFFESFFQKKQLYRILGEGYFILACIPVIFRKLYPI; this is encoded by the coding sequence ATGTTTTACAGAATATTCTACTATTGGAATGTATTAAGTATTGATATAGTATGCGGAGCGGTTTCTTCGGCCTGGTTCGCTTCTTACGTTTTAAATTCAGATCTAAAGACGGAATTCTGGATATTACTTCCCGTCACGGTTTGGGTAATTTACAGCGCGGATCATTGGATAGACGGCTGGAAACTTGGAGATAAAAGTGCAAATCCAAGACACGAATTTTATTATAAAAACAGAATATTCTTAATTGTTATCACCGGTTTAGCAGCGATTTTTTCTTTTGTATCCGGAATAACATTCCTAAAGGAAAAAATTCTATTGGCAACCTTAGTTATAGGAATTTTTATAGTGATACACTTCGTACTTTCTTATTTACAAGTTTCTTTTTTTTGGAAAGAATGTTCCGTTTCTATCCTTTATACGGCTGGAGTTTGGTTCGGTCCAATTTTATATACTTCTAAAACGGGATGGGGAATTTGGTGTGGTTTATTTTTTTTGACAACACTTTGTAATTCATTCGTAAATTCTTATATGGAAATAGAGATAGATAAAAAAGAAGACGCAGAATCGATCCTAAAATGGATTTCGCAAAAGACGTTGAAAAAGTTGGTTATCGCGTTATCCGGAATCGGAACCGTATTCAATCTGATTTGGTTTTGGAAAAACCAGTGGATAATTTTACCTGAATTTTTTTATCTGAGTATAGGCTATTTAGTTCCGGTAAATATTCTATTTTTTGAATCTTTTTTTCAAAAAAAACAGCTCTATAGAATTTTAGGGGAAGGTTATTTCATCCTTGCCTGTATTCCGGTCATTTTTCGGAAATTGTACCCTATTTGA
- a CDS encoding mechanosensitive ion channel family protein: MNWNEVQDWFSEDFLWELGKATGVFIFVSFLGYLLSDRISPKLFGVFFGNKILTSHPIYKAGRKIIRLFFFLLSLFLFLKFLKLNSVESVFLSFKILSIVLCTISLSHLFSAILETNTEGMVSSASIIGNAIRIILFTVCILLILQSLGISIVPILGALGVGGIAVALGLQPTLSNLFSGLGILLGKQLKKGDYVRMQGEGLEGYVEDITWRSTTIRKRNDSIIVVPNSVMASSVVTTLELSKKCFSISIEASITYQTDLEKVESLAVNIGNEVLKKFYPSDSLGEISFSYQKFGPSAVGFQMDLPCLEFSDQFLIRHELIKRLHSQFQKEGIEFK, from the coding sequence ATGAATTGGAACGAAGTTCAAGACTGGTTTTCTGAAGACTTTCTCTGGGAATTAGGAAAAGCGACCGGAGTTTTTATTTTCGTATCGTTTTTGGGTTATTTATTAAGCGACAGAATCAGCCCTAAATTGTTCGGAGTTTTTTTCGGAAATAAAATTCTAACCTCTCATCCTATTTACAAAGCAGGAAGAAAAATCATCCGTTTATTTTTCTTTTTACTTTCTTTGTTTTTATTTCTTAAATTCTTAAAACTCAATTCGGTAGAATCCGTTTTTTTAAGTTTCAAAATTCTTTCGATCGTACTTTGTACGATTTCACTCTCTCATCTTTTTTCGGCGATATTAGAAACCAACACAGAAGGAATGGTTTCCTCCGCTTCCATCATAGGCAACGCGATCCGGATCATATTGTTTACAGTTTGTATTTTATTGATTCTTCAATCCTTAGGAATTTCAATCGTTCCCATATTAGGAGCTTTAGGAGTAGGAGGTATTGCAGTCGCTCTCGGTTTACAACCTACACTTTCGAATTTATTTTCCGGCTTAGGAATCCTTCTAGGAAAACAACTCAAAAAAGGTGACTACGTTCGAATGCAAGGAGAAGGATTAGAAGGTTACGTCGAAGACATCACTTGGAGAAGCACTACAATTCGAAAACGTAACGATAGTATAATCGTAGTTCCGAACTCTGTGATGGCTTCCTCCGTAGTCACTACTTTAGAATTGTCTAAAAAATGTTTTTCGATTTCGATCGAAGCAAGTATAACCTATCAAACCGATCTGGAAAAAGTGGAATCACTCGCCGTAAACATAGGAAATGAAGTCTTAAAAAAGTTTTACCCATCCGATTCGCTCGGAGAAATTTCTTTCTCTTATCAAAAATTTGGACCTAGTGCGGTAGGATTTCAAATGGATCTACCCTGTTTAGAATTTTCGGATCAATTTTTGATTCGACACGAATTGATCAAAAGACTACATTCTCAATTTCAAAAAGAAGGAATCGAGTTCAAGTGA